The stretch of DNA TCACCAACCACACGTACTGGAATCTCGCGGGGGCCGGGAGCGGCGGCGCGGGCGGGCACGAGCTGCGGATCGCGGCGGCGCGCCTCACGCCGACGGACGGGGCGCAGATTCCCACGGGGGCGTACGAGGACGTCGACGGGACGCGCTTCGACTTCCGGGACGCGCGGAAGGTCGGGGCCGGGATCGACCACAACTACGTGCTCGACAAGGGGCTCACCGCGCGGCCGGTCGAGGTGGCGGAGCTGAGCGATCCGGCATCCGGGCGCGTGCTGACCGTGTCGACGACGGAGCCGGGCCTTCAGCTGTACACGGCCGATCACTTCGAGGAGTCGCTGCCGTTCGCTCCAGGGGACGGGGTGGCTCTGGAGACGCAGCACTTCCCCGACTCCCCCAACCGGCCGGAGTTTCCGAGCACGGAGCTGCGGCCGGGTGGGGTGTACGAGTCGGAGACGGTGTACGGCTTCTCGGTTCGCTGAGGGTCAGACGACGATCGTCTCGCTCAGCCTGCGGTCCGTGATGGAACGGCCCGCCTGAATCTCGTACGAACCGCCCTGGTGTGCCCAGGAGTTGGCGTCCTCGTCCCAGATCTCGAAGGCGCGGCGCGGGAGTTCGATCCGCACCTCCACGCTCTCGCCGGGCGCGGCCTCGGCGCCCGCGAAGCCCGCGAGCCAGCGGGCAGGGCGGTTGTCGTCCTCCGCGGTCGGGGCGAGGTAGACCTGGACGACCTCGCGGCCCGCGCGCGGACCGGAGTTGCGGACGCGGACCGTGGCCGTCGTGCCCTCCACGGTGAGGGACTCGTACGTCCAGTCGGTGTAGCCGAGGCCGTGGCCGAAGGCGTACGCAGGGGTGGCGCCGGTCTTCTCCCAGGCTCGGTAGCCGATGAAAACGCCCTCGCTGTAGGCGAGTTCGCCGTCGGCCGGGGTGACCTGGGTGACCGGGGCGTCCGCGAGGGCGCCCCACGTGGTGGGCAGCCGCCCGCCCGGCTCCTGGGCGCCGAGCAGCACGTCGGCGAGCGCGGCGCCGCCCTCCTGGCCGGGGAACCAGCCCAGCAGCACCGCCGCGACGTCATCGCGCCACGGAAGCTCCACCGGGGAACCGGAGTTGACGACCACGACCGTGCGGGGGTTGGCCGCGGCCACGGCGCGCACCAGGTCGTCCTGGCGGCCCGGGAGGCGCAGGTCCTGCCGGTCGAAGCCCTCGGACTCGACGCGCTCGGTGGTGGCGACGACCACGACCGCCGTGTCGGCTGCCCGCGCCGCCTCCACGGCCTCCGCGATCAGCTCGTCGGGGTCGCGCCGCGGGCCGAGGTGCACGAAGGAGAACACCACGCCGGGCAGCGGAGCCTTGTGCTCCTTGTCGAGCGGGTGGAGCAGGGAGACCTCGACGCTCTCGCCCGCCGTCAGGCTCACCTTGGCGCGCTCGACCGGTGTGCCGAAGAACGCCTCGAAGGGGTCGGACGCGGCGCCCATCACCTCGGTGCCGTCGAAGACGACCTCGCCGTCGATCGTGAGCGTGAAGGCGCCGAGACCGCGCGTGCCGAAGGAGTGCTCGCCGCTCTCGCGCGGCGTGAACGTGCCGACGACCTCGATGGAGGCCATCGTCTCGTGGGTGACGCCGTCGGGCAGGTCGTCGCCGATCCACTGGACCTGGCCGGAGGGGAGGCTGCCCTCGCCCAGGATGTTGCCGTCCACGTCGCGGCAGATGGCGCGCAGCTCGAAGCCCTTGTCGGCGGGGGCGAGTTCGTCGCTCGGGTCGGCGCCGACGGCGTACGTCAGGGATTCCTCGCCCAGCGCCGCCGTCAGGCCGTCGAGCGGGGAGATCACGCGCGGGGGGAAGACGGTGGCGGAGCCGCCGCCCAGGACACGGGCGTTGCGCGCCGCCGCACCGATGAGGGCGACAGAGGCGGTCGGCCTGAGCGGCAGGGTGTTGTTCTCGTTGCGCACGAGGACGAGGGCGCGGCGGGCGATGTCGCGGGCGAGCGCTTCGCCGTCGATCTCGGCGGGCACGTCGGTGACCACGGGTTCGGCGCCTTCGAGGATGCCGACGCGTGCGGCGAGACGCAGGACGTTGCGGACGGCTTCGTCGACCGTCGACTCCTTGACCCGGCCGCCGCGCACGGCTTCGGCGAGGGCGGCGCCGTACACGGTCCGCGGTCCCGGCATGGCGACGTCGAGGCCGCCCTCGATGGCGCCGGTGGTCGAGCGGGCGGCCATCCAGTCGGAGACGTTGTAGCCGTCGAAGCCCCACTCGCCGCGCAGGACTTCGTTGACCAGATAGCGGTGCTCGGTCATCGTCGAGCCGTTGACCTGGTTGTACGCGGTCATGATGCCCCAGGGGTGGGCGTTGGTGACGATGGCCTCGAAGGGCGCGAGATACAGCTCGCGCAGGGCGCGCGCTCCCACCTTGTTGTCGACGGTGAAGCGGTCGGTCTCGGCATCGTTCGCGACGAAGTGCTTGACGGTCGTGCCGACGCCGCCGGACTGCACGCCCTGGACATAGCCGGTGCCGATGACGCCGGTCAGATACGGGTCTTCGCTGTACGCCTCGAAGTGCCGGCCGCCCAGCGGCGAGCGGTGCAGGTTGACGGTGGGCGCGAGGAGGACGTGGACGCCCTTGCGGCGGGCCTCCTGGGCGAGGAGGGTGCCCGCGCGGCGGGCGAGGTCCTGGTCCCAGGTGGCGGCGAGCGCGGTCGGGGACGGCAGGGCGATGGACGGGTCGTCGGCGGTCCAGCGGGTGCCGCGCACGCCGATCGGGCCGTCGGACATCACGAGGGAGGCCAGGCCGATCTCGGGCAGCGGGTGCAGCGACCACATGTCACGCCCGCCGAGCAGCCGGGCCTTGGCGTCCAGATCCAGCGCGGCGAGCGCGGCCTCCACGACCGCCTCGCGCGCCTGGTCGGCCTGCGTGGCTCCGGGGCCCTGGGTTCCCGCCATGGCGGTGCCTCCTCGTTGAAGTCCGTGTGAGATCCGTGTGAAGTCCGTTCCGTGCGTTCCCTCCATCCTGCCTCGCATACCTGTAGGTCGGTAGTTTTCGTAACCCGAGCGTTATATTTAGGGGAACATGCCGTACGGTCGTCCCGCGAGCTGGACCTAGAACGTGAAGGGAAAGACACGATGGCGACCAGGGCCAGAAGTGAGGAGCGGCGTGCGGAGATCCTCCGGGCCGCCCTGGAGGTGATCGCCGAGCGCGGCTACCGCGGCGCGAGCCTGAGCGCCGTCGCCGAGCGGGTCGGCCTGACCCAGCAGGGTCTGCTGCACTACTTCCCCACGAAGGACGCCCTGCTCGTGGCCGTCCTGGAGGCCCGCGACCAGTGGGACGCGGTGCCGACGAACGAGATCCGCCTAGACCTGCTCGGCTCGCTCGTCGAGTACAACGCGATGCGCCCCGGCATCATCCAGACCTTCTCCGCACTGCTCGGCGAGAGCGTCACGGACGGGCATCCGACACGGGAGTACTTCACCGAGCGGTACGGATCGGTGCGGGAGAAGTTCGCGGCGGTCCTGCGCGCGGAGTACGGCGAGCGGCTTCCCGGAGGTCTCACCCCGGAGGCGGCGGCGCCGCTCCTCGTCGCGGTGATGGACGGGCTTCAGTACCAGTGGCTCCTGGACCCAGAATCGGTGGACATGGCGGGGGCGTTCAGGGATTTCCTGGGTCTGCTCGGTGGCGGGAACGGAAGCGGCGAGTGATCAGGCCGCCGTCACGGCCGCCACGACGTCGATCTCGATGAGCGCCTCCGGCCTGAAGAGCCGGGGCACCTCGACCGTCGTGCTGGTGGGCGGCGTCGCGGTCAGGAACCGGGCGCGTACGGCGGCGTATTCGGGGAGGTCGCCGAGGTCCGTCATGAACGTACGGATGTTGATGACGTCGTGGAGCGTCGCGCCGTGCGCCTTGAGCAGGGCGGACAGGGTCTCGAAGATGC from Streptomyces sp. BA2 encodes:
- a CDS encoding beta-glucosidase family protein, coding for MAGTQGPGATQADQAREAVVEAALAALDLDAKARLLGGRDMWSLHPLPEIGLASLVMSDGPIGVRGTRWTADDPSIALPSPTALAATWDQDLARRAGTLLAQEARRKGVHVLLAPTVNLHRSPLGGRHFEAYSEDPYLTGVIGTGYVQGVQSGGVGTTVKHFVANDAETDRFTVDNKVGARALRELYLAPFEAIVTNAHPWGIMTAYNQVNGSTMTEHRYLVNEVLRGEWGFDGYNVSDWMAARSTTGAIEGGLDVAMPGPRTVYGAALAEAVRGGRVKESTVDEAVRNVLRLAARVGILEGAEPVVTDVPAEIDGEALARDIARRALVLVRNENNTLPLRPTASVALIGAAARNARVLGGGSATVFPPRVISPLDGLTAALGEESLTYAVGADPSDELAPADKGFELRAICRDVDGNILGEGSLPSGQVQWIGDDLPDGVTHETMASIEVVGTFTPRESGEHSFGTRGLGAFTLTIDGEVVFDGTEVMGAASDPFEAFFGTPVERAKVSLTAGESVEVSLLHPLDKEHKAPLPGVVFSFVHLGPRRDPDELIAEAVEAARAADTAVVVVATTERVESEGFDRQDLRLPGRQDDLVRAVAAANPRTVVVVNSGSPVELPWRDDVAAVLLGWFPGQEGGAALADVLLGAQEPGGRLPTTWGALADAPVTQVTPADGELAYSEGVFIGYRAWEKTGATPAYAFGHGLGYTDWTYESLTVEGTTATVRVRNSGPRAGREVVQVYLAPTAEDDNRPARWLAGFAGAEAAPGESVEVRIELPRRAFEIWDEDANSWAHQGGSYEIQAGRSITDRRLSETIVV
- a CDS encoding TetR/AcrR family transcriptional regulator → MATRARSEERRAEILRAALEVIAERGYRGASLSAVAERVGLTQQGLLHYFPTKDALLVAVLEARDQWDAVPTNEIRLDLLGSLVEYNAMRPGIIQTFSALLGESVTDGHPTREYFTERYGSVREKFAAVLRAEYGERLPGGLTPEAAAPLLVAVMDGLQYQWLLDPESVDMAGAFRDFLGLLGGGNGSGE
- a CDS encoding RidA family protein; the encoded protein is MNITIDNPASAPRPLGPYSQVARVELDGGGALLYLSGQIAEGDGVAAQSRGIFETLSALLKAHGATLHDVINIRTFMTDLGDLPEYAAVRARFLTATPPTSTTVEVPRLFRPEALIEIDVVAAVTAA